CGTGTTCTGAAAACCCATATGCCCATCCATCTGGTGCCACCATCGTTCTGGAAAAAAGACGTCAAGGTGAGTGACTGGAGGATCTCAGACAGCTGTGTGGGGTGTAATGGCAGCTACAACTGGAACACAGTGATCCTGGTGTATATAATGGGTGTGATGTGGACTCATCTCGTATCACTGTCCGACAGTTTGTATATGTTGCGAGGAATCCTAAGGACTGCATGGTgtcctactactacttctacaagATGGATCAGACCTTGGCAGATCCTGGGACCTGGGACAACTTCTTTTCCATGTTCATGGCTGGAAACGGTGAGTATAGGATTCAGATCATTTCATGTAAACCCAATCAGGTCAGGTAATATGGATAAGATGAAGTATTCTCAGTATAGAGGGTGGGGACATATAGACCCTATGGTAGGGATGAGCTCTTCTCATGACGAAAATTTCCTTTAATTTCCTACACTTAGTAACCTGGGGAAACTGGTTTGACCATGTGCTTGGATGGTGGAAGGCGAAAGACAAACACAAGATCCTCTACATGTTCTACGAGGACATGATTGAGGTAATGTAGATTCCCATCTAGTCAGATGTGATCATGTAGGGTATTAGGGCTTTAATACTTATGTCATCCTTGGACAGGACCCTCAACGTGAAATCCAGAAAGTGATAACGTTCTTGGGTAAGGACTTCTCTGAAGACATGGTTCAGAAGATCCTCCAGCACACCTCTTTCAAGTCCATGAAGAACAACTCAATGGCCAACTTTACTGTCCTCCCGGAGTCGGTTTTTGACCAATCAGCAACAACCTTTATGAGGAAAGGTAAGTGGCTTTAAATCACCATAGACACAATGATTGGTCCATTATGGCCAATGCCGAAAAACCAGATCCACAACCCTAAAGATGGTTTTGTCAcccatactgtatgtatatgttccTAGAGGTTCTTGGTACTAGAGATAGGTACAATCCTTCATCAAAGAGCTATGCCAAGGTGTCTTCTCTGGGCCAACCATTGACAGCTCTGGAAAATCATAACCTTTCCCTCTTTTCTCAGGAACCGTAGGAGACTGGAAGAACCATTTCCATGACTCTCAGAACATCATATTTGATGAAGAGTAcaaaaagaagatggagggcagCGATCTGGTCTTCCGTACTGAATTCTGATGTGGGCTGACCTGGATTGTATGAAGATCTTATACTCATCAGGACCCTGTCTATATCTAATAAATTTGAGAGCATGATTTGGGTGCTGTCCTAGGTTAGAAAAGCATGGCTGCattcttttttttcaaaaacagcgccacatcggTCCACAGGTTTTTTCTGGTACTTCAGCCAAGCTCCACTGATATGAACCAAGCGCAGCTGTAATACCTCATACAACCTGAGGactggtgtggcactgtttttggaagaaaacagccatatttttttcttttcccagaCCAACCCTTGTAGAATTAATGAACATGCCttgaaaaatttacaaaattctggaaaattataaataaatgtcATTCTGCTTACGAAAAAGTGTGAAAATTATTAGGTGACAGTCACTTCAGGGTTTGTGAGGGGTTCTGCTCCCAGGACAAGCCTAAAGAGGACTGAGGCTAGGGATTGTCCGCTTTGATCACTTTTGGATTGGCCCATGAGGACTTGGTATGGCcctactccattcacatccaaagctagAATCACAGAgaacaaagcattgtgggaagccATGTGCCATCAGACATCTTCAAAGTGTAGATAAACTGCAGACTGAGCAGCTGCAACTGGTAGAACTGaaagcagctttggatgtgactggagtatatgacagtTTTCTCTTGAGATACATATATATTGTGATACAGGGATGGGCTTAGGTATGCATTCTCCAATATATTTTAGAAAGTTGGCAGCATAACATTTGGTTGCGAAACTGTAGCGAGCGCGCCACGTGATGAAGAGTCAGGGCGTCCCGACCAAGAGGTTAGCATTAAGGGTGAAGGGTGACATCTCATTACAGGTGCAACCGCAGTCACCACAGAGGTTCTGCACAAGATACATAATGTCCCTTTAATTGACAAGTGCCAAGTTTCACAGGATGGAGAGACGTCTGCTGGACAAAAGGGTCACATGGCGAAACTTTCCATAGAAACGAACACAAGAGCCCTCACAGGAATTCCTGCACCTCGCCATCGCTTCTTCGGTTTGATCCTTGCTGCCTCGGCTCTTGTGCAATTTTTACAATAATTTGAGCATATCTGGATTTTACTGACAAGCCGTCCATCATTGTCTCTTCATCCTCATGGCTTTTGAGCGGAACGCCCAACACTTTGGGGGTTATGTGATGCAGAGACCGCACATCGGGAACATCTCTGGTGTTCCACTGGATCAGAAAACATGTGACACGTGGGACAACATCTGGAAATTTCAGGCGCATCCAGAGGACATCCTGGTGGCTGCTTACCCGAAAGCAGGTACGAAGAATTGGTGTAACTTTAAAGTTGTTGAACATCCTATCTACTCTAGTCACAACCAGAGCTGCATCATGTATAAATCTTTTGCATAGCATTCGAAACATACTGAGGATTTAGTATCAAGTTCCACAAACCCAGCAGTTCAATTTTGTCATTTTCTGATaaaagaattgtgaatgcagattTGGATGTGACTACAGTAAAATTGATTTAagtaagataaaataaaaaatctttcttAAAAGGTACCACGTGGATGCAGGAGATTGTAGATATGATATGTCAGGAAGGCGATGCTGAAAGATGCCGACGGGCACCGACCTATGACAGACATCCATTTCTGGAAGCCGTAGCGCCAAAACCTGTCCCCTCAGGTGAGATTTTTTTCTGCTCAGTCCTTTAAAGGAAGGgtagatgtgtgtatatatatatactattattctctgttatcagcctgcAGTGAAGGGGATTATATAAGAGCCACCATGTAGTTTCCAGATAGTTACCAGGTCATGCCGGCTTCACGGATATGCACAACCCCTGCTTGGTCTCCTCTCTGTGGCCTGATCCATTCCATAATGAGGGGGAGCTAAAAAATCAGATCAGATAAACTCTATTATTTTCTCTTTAAGGACTACAGTTGGCAGAAAACATGGCGCCGCCTCGCATCTTAAAGACCCACCTCCCCGTCCAGCTGCTGCCGCCCTCTTTCTGGGAACAGGATTGCAAGGTAGGTAAAGGTGCCAGGAGGAGTTGCACGACCACCCAGGGTCCCCATCAGCTTGTTGATCCAGAATCAGATGATATCCTCTCCCCCTATACATAGGTGATATACGTGGCACGAAATGCCAAGGACAGCATGGTGTCGTATTATCACTTCCAGAGAATGAACAAGGGCCTCCCAGACCCCGGAGACTGGTGCAACTACTTCTCAAGCTTCCTGTCCGGAGGTGGTGGGTGTCGAGGAATGTTTAACTGATTAGGTGGAATATTActgtagctttttttttaataaaaaaaacttataaGGAATCGCCATTCAACTCCAGAGCTGAATTTATAATTCTGCTGGTTTCCTGTTACCAGAGAGCAGAGATAGGAGATTAGGTCGTCTGACCACGGATGGAGCTCAGTGTCTGTTTCTAGGAGTAACCAGCAGAATTTTCTAAAGAAGCTTTGGATGTTAATGGAGAAACCGACCTTAAGAATTGGCACAAAAACAGCGAAGCAAATTGTCTGCCCTGGTGTAAATCCAGCGGTGTCACTGACATTGTATGTATAGAAGAAGAAGGTCCAAATCATACCATGGCCCCAGGTGTGTGCCCATGGCGGTCCCTAACAAACATCATTTAATTAGTGAGTGATGTCAGGAACAGGGACAGGGCTGTGACAACAAATGTATGTGTATCATAGAGTTCCTCTTAACAATTTTGGAATCTGTTTTCTTGCAGTCACCTGGGGCAGTTGGTTTGAGCACGTCTTAGGCTGGTGGAACGCTAAGGACCATCACCAGGTCCTTTACATCTTCTATGAGGACATGATGGAGGTGAGAGGTCAAACACTGGAAACACAAGACCACTCCCATTCAGGTAAATCTGCAATTTGTTCCTTTTTACAGGACACGAGGAGAGAGATTGAGAAAGTGATGAGGTTCCTGGGGAAGGAGCTGTCCGAGGAAGTCCTGGAGGACGTCTACCAGCACACCACCTTCCAGGCCATGAGGGAGAATCCAATGGCCAATTATAGCTCCATTCCCTCCTTTGTCATGGACCATTCCATATCCCCCTTTATGAGGAAAGGTAAAGTGTCCCATTTCCTATTAGtccaggaggcggggctgtgacatgGTAGCATGGTGGAAGCTTAtacctgcaagaagaaagaaaataACAGACACATTGCCCACATAACAGTGACAGATAATAGGACGTGACTATCACGTCACATCTTATTCTGTACTCTAGCCACCcctagagctgcattcataattctgctagTTTCCTGCAGGATCGCAGCTGTGAGGTCCCATTTGCGAGGTGGGATTCAGCAGAATTGTGAAAGCAGCTCTATCTGTGAATAGAGAGAATGTCACAAATGACGATCAGCGCTGTCCAGTATTTATGAGGAGCTGTCACTTTGCTGCCTGGCTGTCACTTCCTGCTGACTGACCGCTGATCCTCTCCTACCCCAGGCATTGTGGGAGACTGGAGGAACCAGTTCACGGTGGAGCAGAATGAGATGTTTGAGAAGGAATAtaagaggaggatggaggggacCGGCCTGACCTTCCGCACCCACCTCTGAGGACCCCCAGACCACTCAGCTGTCAGGATAAACCACATGTCCCAGCATGGCACAGAAGCTGCAGACTGTCCTGGGGTGTGGGGGCCTCTGTATAATCTTGAACAATGTCCGAGCATTGGTATAGAAGTCTATGTATATAATGGAGAAATAAATCATTGTCTGCATcagatgtatctaagcctattgtgTGTGATATGTCTGCTGAATCACTGtacctaatcctatcatgtgcgatactgtctgctgtatctaatcctatcacgtgtgatactgtctgctgtatctaaacctatcatgtgcaatactgtctgctgtatataatcctatcacatgtgatactgtctgctgtatctaaacctatcatgtgtgatacagtctgctgagctgtgtatctaatcctatcatgtgtcatactgtctgctgagctgtgtatctaatcctatcatatgtgatactgtctgctgtatctaatactatcatgtgtgatacagtctgctgtatataattctatcacgtgtgatactctctgctgtatctaatcctatcatgtgtcatactgtctgctgtatctaatcctatcatgtgtcatactgtctgctgtatctaatcctatcatgtgcgatactgtctgctgtatctaatcctatcatgtgtgatactctctgctgtatctaatcctatcatgtgtgatactgtctgttgtatctaatcctatcatgtgtgatatctACTATATCACCGCACATGAATCGCTGAATCTCGTGTATCAGAAATCTTATAAATGATTCACAATTGTGGGCGACATCGCAGACAGAGGTCAAAGAGCGAAGATAATGCGAGGCCTAGACACAACAACAACTACATCAAGTGCAAAGTACAAGAATAAAGGGTAATCACCATGACAACAGCTTCGGCCTGTGACTGAGAGCAGAAAGATGGCAAGATTATCCCACAATGTCAGACCCAACACCAAGAGGACAGCCATGTTTGGACATAGGGTTATGTCTGCTTAAGGGCCATTAGCATATAAGCTTGACTCACCTCTCCCGGGGCAGGTCTTCCGTATAGGTCCTCCCTATGATGTCAGCAGTGACATGCCGTTTTGCTGGGTACCTGCTGTAGccaatcacagaactcagctgtGACCTCTTCAGTGACTGCTACGACATGCTGACTGTGaaaaggtcactgctgaggctgaggccggtgattggctgcagtggtcaccagGGACATAGAAACTGAAGACACggaggagcggggacaggagAGTAGCTTTTTATGTTCATGGCCCTTTCTGCAACCCTATTAAAAAAAGagtctgacaacccctttaaagaggacctttcaccacctctaccaattcaAGGTTTTAGCATCTTTTAATTGACACCcaccactaattccagcacagttggatttttctctctagtCCTGAATaataagtgcaggtagttttgatgtCTGATATGTTATTTAAGATCTGTACtgccaggtgggcggtgtcagacagggggttgTAATTCGGAGCTCCAGGTAGAGgcaaccagtgtcagagctcagaatcacacccgttGCCTGCTCAATaccacatcaggcatcaaaactaactacattgattgctcaggaatggtgggactaGAGAATAAAATCCAACTGTGcaagaatcaatggagcagcagctattaaataatgtaaagagcTTTAAGGTATACAAAGACAAGTATAACAGTATATGGCAATATGACGGGGTCTCACTTCTTAGCAGGGATACATTTTCGGAGTCCTGACTGTTTTGTTGCTTTTAGGAAACAATAAAGTGACTTGACAGGAACATGGCGGCGCATTCATAGATAGCACACGTGGCCATTCAGGTGAAGCTCCTGAACCCCAGTAAGAAATATGTAATGGAGCCGAACTACCAGGTGACTTTTAGAATAGCGCCATATTTTGGGCCCCCACGCGgttcagggcccagtagtgactgctGTCGCCCCCTATAGATAAGCCACCGCCTGTAGGGCCCTGATCACAGCCATCATAGAACACATCTAAGATGAGACAAATCCTGATTATTTACTGCAGGACTTCCATTTCCATTATTTATTACATTTCCCTGATATCATCCATCCATTTTCCGCTCATTGCTACATTTTATCTATTACAGACATGTTACATAGTCCCGCAGTAATAATTGAAATAAAACTGGTTTGCCCATAACAAACATGGCGGACGCAGGACTTCCGCTCTAGACCGGAAGTGTACCTCCTGTCCTTTAGCTTTTATAACTCTATGAGGGCTTTTTTGACACGTTGCGCGTCAGGCCACGTCAGCTGCGCGGAGGATTCTgggacatgtagtgtcctgaCGTGACGTCACTGTCTCCTTTACCTGAGGAGTTCTCCGTacagactacaagtcccagctttCTGCTTGTCCGTCTCGTAGTAATTGAAACCGGCTCCAGTCAGCGGCTCAGAGCGGCAACATGTCCGGGAAGGTGAAGGTTCGGGCGGCTGCCAATGCCGAGGCCATGGCCGGGGCCGTGTCTGTGAATGAAAGGATCCTGAGGGACTGCCATAACCTGTATACGGACCCGGAGAATGGTGAGAACTGTGGGTGCTGTATACTGGGCTCTATACTGTAATGTGCTCTTATATGTTATACATGGTCTGGGGTTCTAGGTCTCCACATTGTGTATGCGCCCCCTGTCACTGGTCAGTGCTGAGTTGGCAGATTACATGTGAGACCCTTCCTCATGTATATTTGTCTGTAGTGTTATCTCCCTCCATGTCTATGTTAGTAGGtgctcctccatatatatatgtcagTAGTAAGGCCCCCTCCACATGACTATTGTATGTCGGTGGTGTTATCCCcctccatatatactgtatatagtcccctgtccatgtatatactaataggtgcccccccccccccaatatacatCTCTGTAGTGTTATCTCCCATCCCGTGTATATTACTAGTTGCCCCCCATGTATATCTGTAGTGTTAACCCCTTCACTAGCTGCCCCCTGCCATGGCTATGTTATTAGATGGCTGTTACATGTTCGGATAGTTATTGATATTCTACATTACATACTTTGGTTTATTTCATGTTTACTTTCAGAGGAGACCATCTCCAGGTTTTTACAAGAGGTTATGTCTCAAAAAAGATGGAGACTGAGAGGACGTGTCCTGTGGTCCTTCCCCTCTGCTGGATGTCGGTGTATCTGGTGATGGCTGATGTGAATGACTCTGATTCTCCGGCATTGGCATGAGAGCGCCGTCCACCACCAGATATTCCTATGTCCGTGATGAATGTGCAGCGGAGGGGGAGGTCCGCTGTTCTCAGGATTGGGGGAGGTCGCAGTCCGTTCTGATCAGGGGTTTATCTTCTGTTCTGTACTTTTTGTGACatgacccctttaataaaatgaaGGCTCCTCacagcttctgtctgaccatggctgttgcCCGTTTATGAAGGGGGTAGAGTTGGTGGTCTAGCTGCCTACCAGCCCTGCTCCGTGCCCCCTACCTGTGTACATATCACTACATCCTCCTTATTGTCATGTGACTCCTCTGCAGGTCTCATTGCTCTCGCCTCTCACCTGGGCCTCTCGTTCTTACCTCCAAGAAAGAAGATCACTGTGATGTTAATGGGGAATCACTCGGCCGGGAAGAGCAGCTTCATCAACTggtgagtgctggggaaggggagattAGGGGGATCGTGTTGGTGAGTGCTGTGGAAGGGATGTCTTGGGCATCGTAATGTGACTGGTGAGTGCTGGGGGTGGGACGACTAGGGGGATCGTGTTGGGGGGCATTGTGATGGCAACTGCAGAGTGGAACTGGATTTAAAATAGACAATTAACCCACAAAGCCCCGGATGCAGACCCCAGAAATAACTACCCCTCCCCTGGCTGTGTCTTCCACCCCCTGCCTGGCACTTCTCAGGGTATGTGATGCCCGCAGCTCTGGTATTGTTTTGGTCCCTGTTCGTCCCCTCACACGGTCTCTGTCTATTGCACAGGTACATAGAGGAGCACATACAGCGCACCGGTGTCGCTATAGAAACTCAAGGGTTTGCCTTTATTACAAGCGGCCGCAAGAGAGAATCATTGACAGTAAGTATAGAGGGGGACAGTCTCATCCTGTGTGGCACACCCTGCTATATACCATCTCAGTCCTGGGGTGGCGCTGTGTTTCTGAGCTCTCTATGACTTCCCCCACAGGGCGATGCCACCCTTCACCTGTACCCTCACTTCAAGCCCCTTCAGTCCTTCCAAGGTAGGAAGACACCCCCTGCTCCATATAAtcatatagcgccccctggtgtctCTACCGCTCTAGATTCTCAGTTGTTTTGTTGCCCCCTCTAGGTGTGTCTGAATATCTGTGCACGGAGATCTCCACGTCACGGCAGAAGAAGTTCAGCCTGGTGACCTTTGTGGACACCCCGGGGTTGGTGGACGGTGACATGAAGTATCCctttgatgtgaacagagccctccTGTGGCTGGGTGAGTGTACTGCATGTCCAGTAGTGTATAGGATCAGCAGCTGTGGCTGTGGCAAGGGGTGTGTCGGGCATTACAGGGTATCTTCAGTGTGTTAGTAATGGTGTTCTGTCTCTCAGGGGAGCTCTGTGACCTGGTGCTGGTTTTCTTTGACCCCATGGGTCAGGCGCTGTGTAAACGCACCCTGGATATCGTGGAGAAGATCAACGAGAGCCACGGAGATAAACTGCGCTTCTACCTGACCAAGGCAGACGAGGCCGGAGGGGAGAGTGACCGCCAGGTGAGGGGCTGGGTTATAGTCCAATCACAAAGCTGCTGCTGACAGGCCTGCTGATATCTCCCACCGCAGCAGGGAATATTCTTGGTGAGGCATATGCAGAtatatgaatgcagctctggatgtgactagagtatgttACGTGTTTTCTTTCAGAGAGTCCTGATGCAGATTGTTCAGGAATTGTGTAAGAGGCCTGGGCTGAACAAGTGCGGGTTTGACATGCCAACCATCTACATCCCCAACCCCAATAAGGTGAGCCCCCTTCACAATACGCTGTGGCTTTCTGCCGGAGATCTGTACTATACTCCCTCCAttactgccccctagtgtccatTGTTAATTACGATCTGTCTCTTTCCAGCCTAGTCGCTGCGTCAATCAGATCGAAGACGTTTGTAAAACCATTGAAAAGACAATCACCCAGACTGTGCAGACCACACTCAACACCCTGGGGAGAGACTGCCAGAAACTGACCGAGAGCATCGAGAACAAGCTGCGGGAGGACGAGTGAGTGCTCTCTGGGGTTGGGGTTCCCCTTAGTCCAGATAATATAATGGTGTTGGTTTATTGGTGTTGATCTTCTCATCGTCTCCACCATAGTGAGACTGTTTGGAGTAACAGACGTGCCCGTGTACGTGGATGCCTCTTTGGGCTGTCAGGCTTCCTGCTTCCGCTCTTCCTCTTCGCCTCCATATTGTTCGGTGCTATCCCCCGCCAGTTCTGGCTGAGTCTCCTGGGGGTGTCAGGAGTGGAGACCCTGGAGATCTACCTGGTAAGTTctgaaactttctaatatactgtgGGAGGAATTAATAAAGGGCGGTGCGCTGTACGCCAGCGGAGGGTGCAGGTAATTCATCCTTGCTATGAGTTTGGTTGCACCTCCCTTGCATCTAGGTGAAATATTATGCTGGTTCCTTTTGGCATAGATTTTGCTGTCATTTACACCTCAGAAGTGCTCTAAGTGATCATGAACGTGGTGCGGGGGGCGGCCTCTGCCCCATCACCTCCTGAAAACACTACTACATAATCTGTATATATAACACTTGTATGTacgtatgtatatattgtatgtgtatC
This region of Leptodactylus fuscus isolate aLepFus1 chromosome 8, aLepFus1.hap2, whole genome shotgun sequence genomic DNA includes:
- the LOC142217477 gene encoding sulfotransferase 1C1-like, yielding MDPQIIEKVVQEMADFTPEMGEIEGVALLKGICDVWDSVYNFQARDGDIVVATYPKSGTTWMQEILDLVVHDADVEKSLRAPAFIKVPFLDMGHTSLELANSMPSPRVLKTHMPIHLVPPSFWKKDVKFVYVARNPKDCMVSYYYFYKMDQTLADPGTWDNFFSMFMAGNVTWGNWFDHVLGWWKAKDKHKILYMFYEDMIEDPQREIQKVITFLGKDFSEDMVQKILQHTSFKSMKNNSMANFTVLPESVFDQSATTFMRKGTVGDWKNHFHDSQNIIFDEEYKKKMEGSDLVFRTEF
- the LOC142217476 gene encoding sulfotransferase 1C1-like — protein: MAFERNAQHFGGYVMQRPHIGNISGVPLDQKTCDTWDNIWKFQAHPEDILVAAYPKAGTTWMQEIVDMICQEGDAERCRRAPTYDRHPFLEAVAPKPVPSGLQLAENMAPPRILKTHLPVQLLPPSFWEQDCKVIYVARNAKDSMVSYYHFQRMNKGLPDPGDWCNYFSSFLSGGVTWGSWFEHVLGWWNAKDHHQVLYIFYEDMMEDTRREIEKVMRFLGKELSEEVLEDVYQHTTFQAMRENPMANYSSIPSFVMDHSISPFMRKGIVGDWRNQFTVEQNEMFEKEYKRRMEGTGLTFRTHL
- the LOC142216394 gene encoding uncharacterized protein LOC142216394, whose translation is MSGKVKVRAAANAEAMAGAVSVNERILRDCHNLYTDPENGLIALASHLGLSFLPPRKKITVMLMGNHSAGKSSFINWYIEEHIQRTGVAIETQGFAFITSGRKRESLTGDATLHLYPHFKPLQSFQGVSEYLCTEISTSRQKKFSLVTFVDTPGLVDGDMKYPFDVNRALLWLGELCDLVLVFFDPMGQALCKRTLDIVEKINESHGDKLRFYLTKADEAGGESDRQRVLMQIVQELCKRPGLNKCGFDMPTIYIPNPNKPSRCVNQIEDVCKTIEKTITQTVQTTLNTLGRDCQKLTESIENKLREDDETVWSNRRARVRGCLFGLSGFLLPLFLFASILFGAIPRQFWLSLLGVSGVETLEIYLSPLQTLWSMVPEDYLLYTFVGLLLLTLIFLFLAQRCFRTRETMNKKQRRYLLDRCAYITEVVEHKRKQLYEDYLKQSVGEHDMS